A part of Maridesulfovibrio hydrothermalis AM13 = DSM 14728 genomic DNA contains:
- the rimP gene encoding ribosome maturation factor RimP, producing MEQGSLAKKVSEFVEPFIESMKLKLWGVEVTSANRPAVIIYLDGPDGVSIDQCATVSREIGLMLEVEEVIDSAYILEVSSPGLERKFFKPEQLSDYIGKKLNIVLIFSLEGRKKFKGILKETDEEGLLLSLEDQEDPVKLEWDRIKKVKLIHEFK from the coding sequence GTGGAACAAGGCTCACTAGCCAAAAAAGTAAGCGAGTTCGTGGAACCATTTATTGAATCCATGAAACTTAAGCTTTGGGGAGTTGAAGTTACTTCAGCCAACCGCCCTGCTGTCATCATTTATCTTGACGGCCCGGACGGGGTCAGCATTGACCAATGCGCAACGGTAAGCAGAGAAATAGGTCTCATGCTTGAAGTCGAAGAAGTTATCGACAGTGCATATATTTTGGAAGTCTCTTCCCCCGGACTGGAAAGAAAATTTTTCAAACCTGAGCAATTGTCCGATTATATCGGGAAAAAACTTAATATAGTTCTCATCTTTTCTCTGGAAGGCCGTAAGAAATTCAAGGGTATTCTTAAAGAAACAGACGAAGAAGGACTGCTGCTCAGTCTCGAAGATCAGGAAGATCCTGTCAAACTTGAATGGGACAGAATTAAGAAAGTAAAACTCATCCATGAGTTTAAATAA
- the flgF gene encoding flagellar basal-body rod protein FlgF codes for MRASIFSALFGAMSNEHRIDISANNLANVNTTGFKRDNCAFQDTFIRFAHDYVVDAKPFIRDKDMFPAPKIMARPRLSEEVIDLSQGAFQRTGNPLDLAIRGNGFFKVQKDGGEFLTRNGVFSLSPDGVLVTEQGYPVVANGGQVTVPPRSNVVIDAEGVITADGEEIAKLDFVQPADAKQLKKEGENLYTLEGEEVPGEGEIVQGYIEKSNVEVVNEMVAMIECQRSFEMYQKMIKTTDQLDLKVIQQVGRVT; via the coding sequence ATGCGAGCCAGTATTTTCAGTGCCCTATTCGGGGCAATGTCCAATGAACACAGGATTGATATCAGTGCCAATAATTTGGCAAACGTCAATACTACGGGATTTAAACGCGACAACTGCGCGTTTCAGGACACTTTTATACGATTTGCCCATGACTATGTCGTGGATGCAAAGCCCTTCATTCGGGACAAAGATATGTTTCCCGCTCCCAAAATTATGGCCAGACCGAGACTTTCTGAAGAGGTTATTGACCTGTCTCAGGGGGCTTTTCAGAGAACCGGCAATCCTTTGGATCTTGCTATCCGGGGTAATGGTTTTTTTAAAGTTCAGAAAGATGGCGGCGAGTTTCTGACCAGAAACGGAGTTTTCAGTCTGTCTCCTGACGGAGTCCTTGTCACTGAACAGGGATATCCTGTTGTTGCCAATGGCGGACAGGTTACCGTACCGCCCCGTTCGAATGTTGTAATTGACGCTGAGGGTGTGATCACGGCGGATGGTGAAGAAATTGCCAAGCTTGATTTTGTTCAGCCCGCAGATGCAAAGCAGTTGAAGAAAGAAGGTGAGAATCTTTACACCCTTGAAGGTGAGGAAGTTCCCGGAGAGGGTGAGATAGTTCAGGGTTATATTGAGAAATCGAATGTCGAGGTTGTCAATGAAATGGTTGCAATGATTGAATGTCAGCGCAGCTTTGAGATGTACCAGAAAATGATCAAAACTACTGACCAGCTTGATTTGAAAGTTATCCAGCAGGTCGGACGTGTAACATAA
- the flgG gene encoding flagellar basal-body rod protein FlgG: MMRSLWTAATGMVAQQTHINVLSNNLANINTQGFKKSRVEFEDLMYQTMKIAGSATEGGNKLPTGMQVGMGVREVSVHKFFSQGSFESTGNPLDIAIEGDGFFRIDRNGEEAYTRAGAFKLDNEGRVVTSNGYALQPEFIVPPEAVNVVVSEDGHFAALDKNGIELAAVDVPIYDFINEPGLNAVGKNLYVETEASGAPVEGTPGDDRFGTLAQGYLEGSNVELVDEMVGLIVGQRAYETNSKAITTSDSMLQTAINVKR; encoded by the coding sequence ATGATGCGTTCTCTTTGGACAGCAGCCACAGGAATGGTTGCACAGCAGACTCATATTAACGTTCTTTCGAACAACCTTGCCAACATTAATACTCAGGGTTTTAAAAAAAGCAGGGTTGAATTTGAAGATCTGATGTATCAGACCATGAAAATTGCCGGTTCCGCGACTGAGGGCGGTAACAAGCTTCCCACCGGTATGCAGGTTGGTATGGGGGTCAGGGAAGTAAGTGTTCATAAATTTTTCAGTCAAGGTTCCTTTGAAAGCACCGGTAATCCGCTTGATATCGCCATTGAAGGTGACGGTTTTTTCCGTATCGATAGAAACGGTGAAGAAGCTTACACCCGCGCCGGTGCATTCAAGCTTGATAACGAAGGGCGTGTAGTGACTTCCAACGGTTATGCCCTCCAGCCTGAATTCATTGTTCCTCCGGAAGCGGTAAACGTTGTTGTTTCTGAGGACGGTCATTTCGCCGCTTTGGACAAGAACGGTATCGAACTGGCTGCGGTAGATGTGCCTATCTATGACTTTATCAATGAACCCGGTCTCAATGCCGTCGGTAAAAACCTTTATGTTGAAACTGAGGCTTCCGGTGCTCCTGTTGAAGGGACTCCCGGTGATGACAGGTTCGGAACTCTTGCGCAGGGATATCTTGAAGGTTCCAACGTTGAGCTGGTTGACGAAATGGTCGGACTTATCGTCGGGCAGAGGGCTTATGAGACTAACTCAAAAGCTATCACCACTTCCGATTCCATGCTCCAGACTGCAATTAACGTTAAGAGATAG
- the flgA gene encoding flagellar basal body P-ring formation chaperone FlgA encodes MTMAGDIRKIRRLIMLLFIAAGITVFAAAPVYASKQNTDWRIKIKSAAVVNGPRVTLGDIAEFYGDLPPQTRADLSGVELWNAPSAGRRPVRVNRKKLRVILKHYLGELIGNCIIPSTLTLQTGGKVMSEEDLKRAVVKVLTPQAERNGGDYKFRDFKLPDHLFFNDSMDGLRVHLPRALKPGSNNYRIEIVSVDGRVLRQLSGSVFVDVWKPVPCPVRPLNRKELVTPDLITWKSKNMAHLGKRVWDGKGGPWRVKVPVGTGQPIMRSSIEPAPVISRGDKVTLMFKSKHLKLTVPVESLEDGGVGQTVTVRNLQSKRKLVGTVIDAQTVQVK; translated from the coding sequence ATGACTATGGCAGGAGATATTAGAAAAATTCGCAGGCTGATCATGCTGCTTTTTATTGCAGCGGGTATCACCGTTTTTGCGGCTGCTCCGGTTTATGCCTCTAAGCAGAATACTGACTGGCGAATAAAAATTAAATCTGCCGCAGTTGTGAACGGTCCCAGAGTTACTCTGGGTGATATCGCTGAATTCTATGGCGACCTTCCTCCTCAGACCCGGGCTGATTTATCCGGCGTAGAGTTGTGGAATGCTCCTTCTGCCGGGCGCAGGCCGGTCAGGGTCAACCGTAAAAAACTGCGGGTTATCCTCAAGCATTACCTTGGTGAACTGATTGGTAATTGTATCATTCCTTCGACGCTGACATTGCAGACCGGCGGAAAGGTCATGTCTGAGGAGGATTTGAAACGAGCAGTTGTCAAAGTCTTGACTCCACAGGCTGAACGGAATGGCGGCGATTATAAATTCAGAGATTTTAAACTTCCTGACCATCTTTTTTTTAATGATTCGATGGACGGTTTAAGGGTTCATCTCCCCCGTGCCCTTAAGCCGGGAAGTAATAATTACAGGATTGAAATTGTCAGCGTTGACGGGCGTGTGCTCAGGCAGTTATCCGGATCAGTTTTTGTAGATGTCTGGAAACCGGTTCCGTGTCCGGTTCGTCCTCTTAACCGTAAAGAGCTGGTAACCCCTGATCTTATTACCTGGAAGAGCAAGAATATGGCTCATCTGGGCAAGCGGGTATGGGATGGGAAGGGTGGTCCCTGGCGGGTGAAAGTCCCCGTGGGCACAGGGCAGCCTATTATGCGTTCGTCTATTGAGCCGGCCCCGGTTATTTCAAGGGGGGATAAGGTTACTCTCATGTTTAAAAGCAAGCATCTTAAATTGACTGTTCCTGTTGAGTCTCTTGAGGATGGAGGGGTTGGTCAGACTGTTACGGTACGCAATTTGCAAAGTAAGCGTAAACTGGTTGGAACTGTAATCGATGCTCAGACCGTACAGGTCAAGTAA
- a CDS encoding flagellar basal body L-ring protein FlgH: protein MKKSILAVLLCSAISAGCSPVKQAPTPMPVMTPPAQYQAEPVDNPGSLFTSTDSEYLFDDNRARRIGDIVVVTVTEKSSGKHTSNSKAEKENTTGLDVTNFYGGILGAIDPFDLKGSAGTSPMIKSSMSNKFKSTGEAKNESNLSASVACRVVRILPGNVMQIEGARQVRINDETQVLVVRGLLRQRDIGPGNTVQSSYLADAHIEVYGRGVLADKQRPGWLSRVIDNVWPF from the coding sequence ATGAAAAAATCAATACTGGCAGTTCTGCTCTGTTCAGCCATAAGTGCCGGATGCTCGCCTGTTAAACAGGCTCCGACGCCTATGCCGGTAATGACTCCGCCAGCTCAGTATCAGGCCGAACCCGTTGATAACCCCGGCTCTCTGTTTACCTCGACTGATTCAGAATACCTTTTTGATGATAACCGTGCGCGCAGAATTGGCGACATAGTTGTTGTTACCGTTACTGAGAAGAGTTCAGGTAAGCATACTTCCAACTCCAAGGCGGAAAAAGAAAATACAACCGGTCTGGATGTGACAAATTTTTATGGCGGCATACTCGGCGCGATTGATCCTTTCGATCTGAAAGGAAGCGCGGGAACAAGTCCTATGATCAAGTCTTCCATGTCCAACAAGTTCAAAAGTACCGGTGAAGCCAAGAATGAATCGAATCTGTCTGCATCAGTAGCATGCAGGGTTGTCAGGATTCTTCCCGGTAATGTTATGCAGATTGAGGGCGCAAGGCAGGTTCGGATCAATGATGAAACACAGGTTCTGGTTGTACGCGGACTTTTGCGTCAGAGAGATATCGGACCCGGTAACACTGTTCAGTCCAGCTATCTGGCTGATGCGCATATCGAAGTTTACGGCCGCGGCGTTCTCGCTGACAAGCAGAGACCCGGCTGGCTTTCCAGAGTCATTGATAACGTCTGGCCTTTTTAG
- a CDS encoding flagellar basal body P-ring protein FlgI, with protein MKIANRVNSLSAGLAAAVMLLFIGLMYAQPAEAVRLKDISSFSGVRDNDLVGYGLVVGLSGTGDGTNSAFTITSMINMLEKMGVQVDRSSIKPKNVAAVMVTAKMPVSARPGAPLDVTVSSIGDSKSLFGGVLLLTPLKGIDGKVYALSQGALTVGGFSASGEAASASKNVVTVARIPSGATIERSVPFDFNRQRKITINLGLSDFGTTMQVVKRINAVIGGSYASAVDASTVDLAIPEQFRGNMVPLMASLENLEIAPDTKAKVVVDEKTGTVVLGRNVRLTRVAIAHGNLQVVVAEGADVSQPGPFAPIGAETVETPETELQVQEDNNRLMLVEGATLQELVDGLNAIGATPRDLISILRTMKVAGALHAELEVI; from the coding sequence ATGAAAATCGCTAACAGGGTGAACAGCTTATCAGCAGGGCTTGCGGCGGCCGTAATGCTTCTGTTCATCGGACTTATGTACGCTCAGCCGGCAGAGGCTGTAAGACTGAAGGATATTTCTTCTTTCAGCGGCGTACGAGACAACGATCTGGTCGGATACGGACTGGTTGTCGGTTTATCAGGAACCGGTGACGGCACAAACTCCGCATTCACCATTACCTCCATGATCAATATGCTGGAAAAAATGGGTGTGCAGGTTGACCGCTCATCCATCAAGCCTAAAAACGTTGCCGCTGTTATGGTTACAGCCAAAATGCCTGTTTCCGCCAGACCCGGTGCACCCCTTGATGTAACTGTTTCATCCATCGGTGACAGTAAAAGTCTTTTCGGCGGCGTACTTCTTCTGACTCCTCTTAAAGGTATAGACGGTAAGGTCTACGCTCTTTCGCAGGGCGCGCTGACTGTGGGCGGTTTTTCCGCTTCCGGCGAGGCTGCTTCCGCTTCCAAGAATGTTGTGACCGTTGCCCGCATTCCTTCCGGGGCCACAATTGAACGCTCGGTTCCTTTCGATTTCAACAGGCAGAGAAAGATTACCATTAATCTGGGCCTTTCTGATTTTGGGACAACCATGCAGGTGGTTAAAAGAATTAACGCTGTTATCGGTGGCTCTTATGCCAGCGCAGTTGATGCTTCTACAGTTGATCTGGCAATTCCAGAACAATTCAGGGGCAACATGGTTCCCCTTATGGCTTCACTTGAAAATTTGGAAATCGCACCTGACACCAAGGCCAAAGTTGTTGTGGATGAAAAGACCGGAACAGTTGTTCTGGGACGTAATGTCCGTTTGACCAGAGTTGCTATCGCACACGGTAATCTGCAGGTTGTAGTTGCTGAAGGTGCAGATGTAAGTCAGCCCGGTCCTTTTGCTCCCATTGGTGCAGAAACAGTGGAAACACCTGAAACCGAATTGCAGGTTCAAGAAGATAACAACAGGCTGATGCTTGTTGAAGGTGCAACTTTGCAAGAACTGGTTGACGGGCTTAATGCCATCGGCGCAACACCTCGTGACCTGATCTCGATCCTGAGAACCATGAAGGTTGCCGGTGCGCTGCATGCAGAATTGGAGGTCATCTAA
- a CDS encoding rod-binding protein: MIDHAIDSATAKAAAESKQLQGFKTQLNSLNERLAGGKDSEAQLRDACKKFEAVFMGKIWQQMRKNVPKSGYLSNQYEQQYTAMFDKDFSEKLAEGGGIGLGDMLYQQLRSKLNNASKSTLPGTGNSTALKTLDEVKRRGSRDGVLLTKNAMPENNGMPGIPLPKPGISLEDEDFTFGQRVDRKLMRDGAKPRQLAENSYRSASAPLSRPDAMARIEELARKIEMEHDKKVYVQGVTAEEIGKKLAGL; this comes from the coding sequence ATGATTGATCACGCAATAGACTCCGCAACAGCAAAGGCCGCAGCTGAAAGTAAACAGCTTCAGGGTTTTAAGACTCAGCTGAATTCTTTGAACGAACGTCTGGCCGGAGGTAAAGATTCCGAAGCGCAGCTTCGTGATGCATGCAAGAAATTTGAAGCGGTCTTTATGGGTAAGATCTGGCAGCAGATGCGCAAGAATGTGCCCAAGTCCGGTTATCTGAGCAACCAGTACGAACAGCAGTACACAGCTATGTTCGACAAGGATTTTTCAGAAAAGCTGGCTGAAGGCGGCGGTATCGGGCTTGGCGACATGCTTTATCAGCAGCTCCGTTCAAAATTGAATAATGCCAGCAAGTCCACTCTGCCCGGAACAGGTAACTCTACTGCGCTCAAGACTCTTGATGAAGTTAAACGCAGGGGGTCTCGTGATGGTGTCCTGCTTACAAAAAACGCCATGCCCGAAAATAACGGAATGCCCGGTATTCCTCTTCCTAAGCCCGGTATATCTTTAGAGGACGAGGATTTTACTTTCGGACAGCGTGTTGACCGCAAACTTATGAGAGACGGTGCCAAGCCCCGTCAGTTGGCCGAGAACAGTTACCGTTCAGCTTCTGCACCTTTAAGCCGTCCGGATGCTATGGCCAGAATTGAAGAGCTGGCCCGCAAGATTGAAATGGAACATGACAAGAAAGTATATGTTCAGGGTGTAACCGCGGAAGAAATTGGCAAGAAGCTTGCAGGTTTGTAG
- the flgN gene encoding flagellar export chaperone FlgN yields the protein MIKLIQENLDRQSKAVLLLSMLLQEEFSLLMNKDPQGVTRVELVIQELMRQIAAERMSLRNFVQRIDPSAVRLGQVLPAIADDQREKIEKILARIDEYEQKCGVQATKNHQLAQALLDQSSSMLDFLHREITPKEQNVYSARGRYSNPSPQATLINGRL from the coding sequence ATGATCAAACTCATACAGGAAAATCTTGACAGACAGTCTAAGGCGGTCTTGTTGCTCTCCATGCTTCTTCAGGAAGAATTTTCCCTGCTTATGAATAAAGATCCTCAGGGAGTTACCAGAGTTGAATTGGTAATTCAGGAGCTTATGAGACAGATAGCCGCAGAGCGTATGTCTCTTAGAAATTTCGTTCAAAGAATTGACCCTTCAGCTGTACGGCTGGGGCAGGTGCTTCCCGCCATAGCAGATGATCAGAGGGAGAAAATTGAAAAGATTCTGGCCCGTATTGACGAATATGAACAAAAATGCGGCGTTCAGGCCACAAAGAACCATCAGCTTGCACAGGCCCTGCTTGATCAGTCCTCTTCGATGCTGGATTTTCTGCACCGTGAAATTACCCCGAAAGAGCAGAATGTATACTCGGCCCGTGGCAGATATTCCAATCCAAGTCCGCAAGCGACTTTAATTAACGGGAGATTGTAA
- the flgK gene encoding flagellar hook-associated protein FlgK translates to MPGINSLMNLGTGALFASQAAIQVTGDNISNVNTEGYSRRNVRLEEGVSINWKPGQIGTGVRAAEVYRNFDQFIENSYNDKATKRERWDSLYNTLSSVESLFNESKGYGINSSLTKFFNDWQDLSQRPNDAASRQQLLNDTRNMVNSLHSMQNDLVRYQQQVEDYIKQDVGKANDIMSRIADINQQINVEQIEGQNNPNALYDERATLIRDLSKIMDTKVIDNGRGNMTITTAAGQTLVDRDRHFSLSYDGPQSQNNLKPESVFDGQAYFDGSSEFEYTVEVVTPGSVTSGAGAAQFRVSLDGGTTWLKDDDGATRLFDARPEDGSIQVDDLKIWFGTESSSSTTPTQPFTTGDKFVIVPKSALYWVQNTSTKENITPQINFAGQDNTRRLTGGSLTGYFSFRDNNVGRYKERMDAMTKEVIWQTNRIHSQGAGLKAHTSMEGTYGVRSDSTALGSGSSGLPFADKLQSGNSMMYFYDSTTGNLASSASFGPIDFSSIVPPGVENFDPDQHSLDDVATAVNATFGTYVNASIVNHKLQITAQPGYEYQMGTDTSGLYAALGLNTYFSGSAAADIEVNSKVNGDVDFVNAGHVNGAGEANSGDNFSALKIKEMSQADISITTAFDGTTSQTLIEYYDSTVAVVGADTATAKFNYNFQDTLASDLNDKQQEVSGVNIDEEMSNLIKYQHSYTAAAKLITTADQMLQVLLGLKN, encoded by the coding sequence ATGCCCGGTATTAATTCCCTTATGAACCTCGGCACGGGAGCTCTTTTTGCTTCTCAGGCGGCCATTCAGGTAACTGGTGATAACATTTCGAATGTTAATACCGAAGGTTACTCGCGCCGTAACGTGCGTCTTGAGGAAGGGGTTAGCATCAACTGGAAGCCGGGCCAGATCGGAACCGGTGTCAGGGCTGCGGAAGTTTATCGCAATTTTGATCAGTTTATTGAGAACAGCTACAATGATAAGGCTACCAAGCGTGAACGCTGGGATTCTTTGTACAATACACTTAGCAGTGTTGAAAGTCTGTTCAACGAATCTAAAGGTTATGGAATCAACTCCAGCCTGACTAAATTTTTTAATGATTGGCAGGATCTGAGCCAGCGTCCCAATGATGCCGCTTCACGGCAGCAGCTTTTAAATGATACCAGAAATATGGTCAACTCCCTGCACAGTATGCAGAATGATCTGGTCCGCTATCAGCAGCAGGTTGAAGACTACATCAAGCAGGACGTGGGCAAAGCCAATGATATTATGAGCCGGATTGCTGACATCAACCAGCAGATCAATGTGGAGCAGATCGAAGGCCAGAATAATCCGAATGCACTTTATGATGAAAGAGCAACTCTGATCAGAGATCTTTCCAAGATCATGGATACCAAGGTCATTGATAACGGTCGTGGTAATATGACAATTACCACCGCGGCCGGTCAGACTCTGGTGGACAGAGACAGACATTTCAGCCTTTCTTACGATGGTCCGCAGAGTCAGAATAACTTGAAGCCCGAATCCGTATTTGACGGTCAGGCTTATTTCGACGGGTCCAGTGAATTTGAATACACTGTTGAAGTTGTAACTCCCGGTTCAGTTACTTCCGGCGCAGGCGCGGCTCAGTTCAGAGTCTCACTTGACGGCGGAACTACCTGGCTCAAGGACGATGACGGTGCAACAAGACTTTTTGATGCCCGCCCCGAGGATGGATCAATTCAGGTCGATGACCTGAAGATCTGGTTCGGAACCGAAAGCAGCTCCAGCACCACGCCTACTCAGCCTTTCACCACCGGTGACAAGTTTGTAATCGTTCCCAAGAGTGCTCTCTACTGGGTGCAGAATACTTCCACTAAGGAAAATATTACTCCGCAGATTAACTTTGCAGGGCAGGACAACACCAGAAGGCTTACCGGCGGATCGCTGACCGGATATTTTTCTTTCCGTGATAATAATGTGGGCCGCTATAAAGAACGTATGGATGCCATGACCAAAGAAGTCATCTGGCAGACTAACAGAATTCATTCACAGGGGGCAGGTCTTAAGGCTCACACTTCTATGGAAGGAACTTACGGCGTAAGATCTGACAGCACCGCTCTTGGAAGCGGCTCTTCAGGGCTTCCTTTTGCCGATAAGCTCCAGTCTGGAAATTCCATGATGTACTTTTATGATTCCACTACCGGAAATCTGGCATCATCAGCTTCTTTCGGGCCTATTGATTTCAGTTCCATAGTGCCTCCGGGAGTTGAGAATTTTGATCCTGATCAGCATTCTTTAGATGATGTGGCCACAGCTGTTAATGCAACTTTCGGAACCTATGTAAATGCTTCAATTGTAAACCACAAATTGCAGATTACCGCTCAGCCCGGCTATGAATATCAGATGGGGACCGATACCTCCGGTCTTTATGCCGCTCTGGGGTTGAATACATATTTCAGCGGTTCAGCAGCTGCGGATATCGAAGTTAACAGTAAAGTTAACGGGGATGTGGATTTTGTTAATGCAGGCCATGTAAACGGGGCCGGCGAAGCTAATTCCGGTGATAACTTCAGTGCGCTCAAGATCAAAGAGATGTCGCAGGCAGATATAAGCATCACGACCGCCTTTGACGGTACAACATCGCAGACCCTGATTGAATATTATGATTCAACTGTTGCTGTTGTCGGTGCTGATACTGCAACAGCTAAGTTCAACTACAATTTTCAGGACACGCTGGCATCCGACCTCAACGACAAGCAGCAAGAGGTTTCCGGTGTTAATATTGATGAAGAAATGAGTAATCTGATTAAATATCAGCACTCATACACCGCTGCTGCAAAATTGATTACAACTGCCGATCAGATGCTTCAAGTACTGCTCGGGCTGAAGAACTAA
- the flgL gene encoding flagellar hook-associated protein FlgL — translation MRVSQQMLFNTYVSNMNRSLTDLVDTNIKAQTQKKVNKPSDDPVGMARILDHRETLATVKQYRNNIDTAKGWLSLSDTTLTQASAIITRARELAQQAASGTISGDNREEISYEARQLFQQLISLSNTEYEGKSIYAGHKVDQNAFEQTLGMTTNDSNVSSRSYSITGNAEKTIVVQFLDSGTVGGGADLDYRYSKDGGDTFITKTLTAGDTTLDFDGVTMSLENGTTVAANSATDTNDTTGTWMWIRPAAKYLGDDQDAINVNGMNTSLGGGRTKAEGVFTSDVVVRIDSAARLQSNISYSYSLDGGTNWTTGNVKTADGSASNAVLSIPGGTLTIYSNAGVNLLGSGAQFVIRPDTAAINLQIQENEYVRINDVGKDIFGGVYQAPGQSNASPALDSNNTLTGSGASPSKNLLETMGNLVAFLETNNQHGVQQVLESLGLSQKHLLTKTADVGGRENRLAVADNVLSSLELNEKERISHIEDIDVGELMIQLSQQQIVYEAVLKSSSMIMKLNLLNYV, via the coding sequence ATGAGAGTATCACAGCAAATGCTTTTCAACACCTACGTGTCAAACATGAACAGGTCACTGACTGATCTGGTGGACACTAATATTAAGGCGCAGACTCAGAAGAAGGTTAACAAGCCTTCAGATGATCCTGTGGGCATGGCTCGTATTCTTGATCACCGCGAAACTTTAGCTACCGTTAAGCAGTACCGCAACAATATCGATACCGCCAAGGGGTGGCTGTCTTTGTCAGATACAACTTTGACTCAGGCTTCAGCCATTATCACCAGAGCCAGAGAACTGGCCCAGCAGGCCGCTTCCGGAACTATCAGTGGTGATAACAGGGAAGAAATCAGTTACGAAGCCCGTCAGCTTTTTCAGCAGCTTATTTCTCTTTCCAATACTGAATATGAAGGAAAGAGTATTTATGCCGGACATAAAGTCGACCAGAATGCTTTTGAACAGACTCTGGGGATGACCACCAACGATTCCAATGTTTCGTCAAGATCGTACAGCATCACCGGTAATGCTGAAAAGACTATTGTTGTTCAGTTTTTAGACAGCGGAACAGTCGGCGGCGGGGCGGACCTTGATTATCGCTACTCCAAAGACGGCGGTGACACTTTTATAACTAAGACTTTGACTGCGGGAGACACCACTCTTGATTTCGATGGCGTGACCATGAGTCTTGAGAATGGAACAACAGTAGCTGCAAATTCTGCCACAGACACCAACGATACCACCGGTACATGGATGTGGATCAGACCTGCCGCAAAGTATCTGGGCGATGATCAGGACGCGATCAATGTCAACGGAATGAATACCAGTCTCGGCGGAGGCAGAACCAAGGCCGAAGGGGTTTTCACCAGTGATGTTGTCGTCAGAATTGACTCGGCGGCACGGCTTCAGTCCAATATCAGTTATTCTTACAGCCTTGACGGTGGAACAAACTGGACTACCGGTAATGTTAAGACTGCTGACGGAAGTGCGTCAAACGCAGTGCTTAGTATCCCCGGCGGAACTTTGACAATCTACTCTAATGCAGGTGTCAACCTGCTTGGTTCCGGAGCGCAGTTTGTTATCCGTCCTGATACAGCCGCGATAAACTTGCAGATTCAGGAAAATGAATATGTGAGGATTAACGATGTTGGTAAAGATATTTTCGGCGGAGTTTATCAGGCTCCGGGACAGTCCAATGCCAGTCCTGCTCTCGACAGTAACAATACGCTGACTGGTAGCGGGGCATCTCCGTCTAAGAATCTTCTTGAAACTATGGGGAATCTGGTCGCTTTTCTGGAGACCAATAACCAGCATGGCGTTCAGCAGGTTCTTGAAAGTCTTGGCCTGTCTCAGAAACACCTGCTTACCAAGACTGCTGATGTCGGGGGCAGGGAAAACAGGCTTGCCGTTGCGGATAATGTTCTATCAAGCCTTGAGCTTAACGAGAAAGAACGAATATCACATATTGAAGACATTGATGTCGGTGAGCTTATGATTCAGCTGTCACAGCAGCAAATTGTGTATGAGGCTGTTCTTAAGAGTTCATCCATGATTATGAAGCTGAATCTTTTGAACTATGTATAG
- the csrA gene encoding carbon storage regulator CsrA → MLILTRRPGEALYLDDNIKITVLSVQGRQVKLGLEIPTETTVYREEVYLKIKEQNRLALENRQQDLFAATELWQKKEKK, encoded by the coding sequence ATGCTTATTCTGACCCGGAGACCGGGGGAAGCTCTATATCTGGATGACAATATAAAGATCACGGTTTTAAGTGTTCAAGGCAGACAGGTTAAGCTGGGCCTTGAAATACCGACCGAGACTACTGTTTACAGGGAAGAGGTTTACCTCAAAATTAAAGAACAGAACCGTTTGGCGCTTGAAAACAGACAGCAGGACCTTTTTGCTGCGACCGAATTATGGCAAAAGAAAGAAAAAAAATAA
- the fliW gene encoding flagellar assembly protein FliW, with the protein MAKERKKIIKTRLGEREITEEGIIYFSRGLIGFDDKRDFALIQISETSPFLLLQSLEDHTLGLVVADPYSFMDDYEVRLSDAEKRILRVESVGQIAVLVTVTIPPGRPDETTLNLGGPIVVNTEAKRGMQVPQVDSKYPSHFRPANEESS; encoded by the coding sequence ATGGCAAAAGAAAGAAAAAAAATAATTAAAACCCGGCTTGGTGAAAGAGAGATCACTGAGGAAGGTATAATTTACTTTTCCAGAGGACTCATAGGCTTTGATGACAAAAGGGATTTCGCTCTAATTCAGATCAGTGAAACATCTCCCTTTCTGCTTTTGCAAAGTCTTGAAGATCACACTTTGGGGTTAGTGGTAGCAGATCCATATAGCTTTATGGATGATTATGAAGTCCGCTTAAGTGATGCAGAAAAAAGAATTTTGCGTGTGGAGAGTGTGGGCCAGATAGCCGTACTGGTGACAGTTACCATTCCTCCGGGAAGGCCGGATGAAACTACTCTAAATCTTGGCGGACCTATTGTTGTTAATACCGAAGCCAAACGCGGAATGCAGGTTCCTCAGGTCGATTCCAAGTATCCATCGCACTTTCGCCCGGCTAACGAAGAATCCTCTTAA